In Pseudomonas lalkuanensis, the following are encoded in one genomic region:
- a CDS encoding DUF2845 domain-containing protein — MRMLPFALLTLALAAPAGAESMRCGSKLVSLGDRPFEVLQKCGEPVHRDLVGYTLGSYDNREFTVEEWVYGPNNGMLSILTFEGNRLIRIETKRSR; from the coding sequence ATGCGCATGCTGCCGTTCGCCCTGCTGACCCTCGCCCTGGCCGCTCCGGCCGGGGCGGAGTCCATGCGCTGCGGCAGCAAGCTGGTCAGCCTCGGCGACCGCCCCTTCGAAGTCCTGCAGAAATGCGGCGAGCCAGTGCATCGCGACCTCGTCGGTTACACCCTGGGTTCCTACGACAATCGCGAATTCACCGTGGAAGAATGGGTGTACGGCCCCAACAACGGCATGCTCAGCATCCTCACCTTCGAGGGCAATCGCCTGATTCGCATCGAAACCAAGCGCAGCCGCTGA
- a CDS encoding DUF2845 domain-containing protein produces the protein MTRRVLLCLSLLLAVGNAQASSTLRCNSNLISLDDTTSEVLNKCGEPISRADLGFKEVVDEYYRRNEVRVEEWVYGPRNGMYQFLRFEGNRLRNIDSKRGN, from the coding sequence GTGACACGCCGCGTTCTCCTCTGCCTGTCCCTGCTGCTTGCCGTGGGCAATGCCCAGGCCTCTTCCACCCTGCGTTGCAACAGCAACCTCATCAGCCTCGACGACACCACCAGCGAAGTGCTGAACAAGTGCGGCGAGCCGATCAGCCGCGCCGACCTGGGCTTCAAGGAAGTGGTGGACGAGTACTACCGGCGCAACGAGGTGCGGGTCGAGGAATGGGTCTACGGACCGCGCAACGGCATGTACCAGTTCCTCCGTTTCGAGGGCAATCGGCTGCGCAATATCGACAGCAAACGCGGTAACTGA
- a CDS encoding DUF2845 domain-containing protein — MKALACLFAAALLLPLAANASTFRCESNLVSIGDRGVEVQRKCGEPASRDFIGYSETTSGRQEMQVEEWVYGPANGMYHYLRFVGGRLSEIDSKRN; from the coding sequence ATGAAAGCCCTCGCCTGCCTCTTCGCAGCCGCCCTCCTTCTGCCCCTCGCGGCCAACGCCAGCACCTTCCGCTGCGAGAGCAATCTCGTGAGCATCGGCGATCGCGGCGTCGAGGTTCAGCGCAAGTGCGGCGAGCCCGCCTCCCGCGATTTCATCGGCTATTCGGAGACCACCAGCGGGCGCCAGGAGATGCAGGTGGAGGAGTGGGTCTACGGCCCCGCCAACGGCATGTACCACTACCTGAGATTCGTCGGCGGCCGCCTCAGCGAAATCGACAGCAAGCGCAACTGA